Proteins encoded in a region of the Rutidosis leptorrhynchoides isolate AG116_Rl617_1_P2 chromosome 9, CSIRO_AGI_Rlap_v1, whole genome shotgun sequence genome:
- the LOC139867739 gene encoding acid phosphatase 1-like, giving the protein MDKKDIEQRAIAYNSTAFNEWIEEASAPAIPAALVLYKELINMGFKIEFLTGTVDAYGEARTMNMIEVGYTQWEKLIYKGVADGNGVMYKSSKRKALEETGYRIRGNMGDQWSYLLGSNPGDRIFKMPDPMYYIG; this is encoded by the exons ATGGATAAAAAGGATATCgaacagag GGCAATAGCGTATAATTCGACAGCATTCAACGAATGGATAGAAGAGGCATCGGCACCAGCGATACCAGCAGCTCTCGTGTTGTACAAGGAACTAATAAACATGGGTTTTAAGATCGAGTTTCTCACCGGGACAGTGGATGCTTATGGGGAAGCCCGTACCATGAATATGATAGAAGTTGGTTATACTCAGTGGGAGAAGCTAATTTACAA GGGAGTTGCAGATGGTAATGGAGTGATGTACAAATCAAGCAAAAGGAAAGCATTAGAAGAGACCGGATACAGGATTAGAGGTAACATGGGCGATCAATGGAGCTATTTACTGGGAAGCAACCCTGGTGATCGTATATTTAAAATGCCCGATCCAATGTACTACATCGGCTAA
- the LOC139867740 gene encoding uncharacterized protein: MDGNSWVFLWSWSRTFTGRLNRELQNLEDRIKTVGSLSEGESKWIFKKSGKEIYSSKIVASSIDDLLLEGNQPEPETLRNNLLPQKLRIFVWRALKNRLPAKVELDKRGIHLESLLCPLCNSEYETVEHAIFSCHHAKMVWEGILKWWGFNLGLNIGMNNAFRGLSVGAFSGFPKDLWQAIEWVTGYSIWKNINLKVFSNDNWAIPKIINEVQVKSFEWIKNRAKFHHMD, encoded by the coding sequence ATGGACGGTAATTCATGGGTGTTTTTGTGGAGTTGGTCGAGAACATTCACGGGTCGTTTGAATAGAGAGCTGCAGAATCTCGAAGATAGAATCAAAACAGTCGGGTCACTAAGTGAAGGCGAaagtaaatggattttcaaaaaaAGTGGGAAAGAAATATACTCTTCTAAGATTGTTGCTTCTTCTATTGATGACTTACTTCTAGAAGGTAATCAACCCGAGCCCGAAACACTACGTAATAATCTCCTTCCTCAAAAATTGAGGATTTTTGTGTGGAGGGCACTTAAAAATAGGTTACCGGCTAAAGTGGAACTCGATAAACGAGGTATACATCTTGAGTCTCTTCTTTGCCCGCTTTGTAATAGTGAATATGAAACCGTGGAACATGCGATATTCTCATGTCATCATGCTAAGATGGTGTGGGAAGGAATTCTCAAATGGTGGGGTTTTAACTTAGGATTGAATATTGGGATGAATAATGCTTTTCGTGGTTTAAGTGTGGGTGCCTTCTCGGGTTTTCCAAAGGACTTATGGCAAGCAATCGAGTGGGTAACGGGTTACTCAATATGGAAGAATATAAACCTCAAGGTCTTCTCAAATGACAATTGGGCTATACCTAAGATTATCAATGAAGTTCAAGTCAAGTCGTTTGAGTGGATTAAAAATCGAGCTAAGTTTCATCATATGGATTGA